The sequence GAACGTGACATTAAAATTATTTGGGCTGGCGCTAGCGTTGAGTTAGAAGAAAAGCTAATACCGGTACGTATTCCCATTTTTAAAGGTCTCACAAGTTATCGCGTGCTCCTCATTAGGAGAAGCGAGCAGGTAAAATTTTCGAAAATTCAGACATTAAGTGATTTTAAATTGTTGAGCCTTGGTCAAGCTGAAGATTGGGTCGACACAAAAATATTTCGAGCGTCTGGTATTCGAGTAGTAACATCTCACAGCTTCGAAGTATTGCCAAAAATGTTGTCTCATGGGCGCTTTGATGCTTTTCCTCGAGGAATACAGCAGGCATGGAATGACGCGCAACAGTTTTCTAATCTCGGCTTGGAAGTTGAGCAAGAATTGGCTTTTCATTACCGGTTGCCCTCCTATTTCTATTTATCTCCCGATAGCGCCGATCTCGCTAAAACATTAGAGAAGGGTTTGGAAGCGCTTATAGCCAGTGGTGAGTTCGATAGGTTTTTTTATTCTCACCCTCTTATTATTGAAGGTCTAAGAAATTTCAATATTAAACAGCGTAGAGTGTTTGAGTTGCCTAACCCCTTTCTACCTACAAAGGTTCCTACGGAACGCGAAGAATTATGGCTTAACTTTTAATAACACGTTTAGTTCTGGAGCGTGTGCCGGGTAACCGAAATCCCTCGTACTACTTTTACCCGTGGTGTGGTTGACCAGCGTAGGGTGCTGATACTCTAAAACTGATCGTATTCACACAATCTTAAGCGTTTGCCTTGTCTATTAACGTTTAACACTCCTTTTCGCCCAGCCGAGACGTGCCTATTTCTTGTTGTCGTCGGCGTCGATATTTTACGGGTTGATCGTTTGTTTGGCGCTAGTGTGGGCGTCTTAAGGGCCCGCCGTTGGCTCAGTAAATTGCGCGCATGCGTAGGCGTTTGGCTTTGGTAAAATAAGGGCGGTGCGGTGAACTTGGTTAGCCATAAATTGAATATGATGCGGCTTTATTATTTGCTCGCGTTCGGCAGGGAATTACAGTTTTACCGGTAGCATATTGACGGTAGGAGAAAGAAAAGCCTTTGCAAAATATACCTGATTAATCGTATCGCTAATGACCCTATTCTGAATAGGAATGGAATTTGAATAAGGTAGGACGTTTAGATGACGCTCAGCCGCGGTGCGGCTGAGCAAAAGGGTACTTACAATATTTTTTCGAGTTTAATCGCGGTTGGGCATCCTCCAGTATGGCGATAGCCTGCATACGGAGTGATTGTACAGTTAGAATTCATATTCGAACCTGTCCATGTCCAACTGGCAACAGGGCTTGGACCGCACAGAAAGCGTCTTTCTTTAGAGCCAGCGCTAACCCAAACACAGCCAGGCTCGATATAAGAGCCATATGGGCCAGTACTATACAAAAGCTGATCTGGTGTACTGGTATCGACTACCGGAGGAGTGCTTCCACCAGAGGAGGGTGCGCTGCCTAAGTCTAAGGTAAGGCTTTTTGTATCGCTGTAGCCGTCATTGTCGTTCACGGTTACCGTTCTAGTAAAATTTCCGTATGGTTGATTCACTGTTGAGTAAACTGCTATCCGGCCATTATCTTTAGTTGTCTGAGGGCTTCCACTCCATTGATAGTTAACGATATCTCCGTCTATATCGTAAGAGCCAACGGCTGAAAATTCGATAAACCAATGTGAATTGCTAGTTATTTGGTAAGGGGCTTTATAGTTAACAATGTTGGCCGTTGGAGTGTAATCGCACACTTCTATCGTTTGATGGCTAGTTCTCATATTTAGAGGAACGTCGCACGCGACAGTGATAGCGAGCCCTTGGTTGGAAAAGCCAATTAGCTCGGAAATAGTATAGTGAGAGCTACTGCTATTAAATACCGAGATGTGTTGAGAAATATAATGTTGTGGTGGTGCCGTTCCAATGCCTTGCCCGTTGCTGTAGCCGCAAATATTGTCATAAGAACATGTGGCAAGCTCTATGCCCCAGCATGAGGCCACTCCTGTGTATTCATAATATGTCGTTGTTTGGTCTACATTTCGACAATTTACTTCATCTCCACCAGCAAAAACACTGACGCTTAGCATCGATAAAATAAATACATAAACGTAAATTGATATTTTTTTCATTGAAAAATCCCGTTATATTTTAAGTGATTACCCCAATAGTTATATTGGCTCTAATTGTCATACCAATATGTTTTCAGTGTATTACAGCGTGTTGTTAATCCCTAAATGCATTGGTGCTTTTCAGTTGTAAGATATGTTTTTTTGTGAACTGTTAACGTGTTATGTAGGGTTGTTGCTTGCAGGTAAAAAATAGGCGTAGTTATTAAAGCGGTACTTTGAGGTTCGATATTTGGGTTGTTGCTTTTTAGGGCGTACTTTCGTTGCCGCTTATTTTTCGCAATGATTTTGATAAGAGGCAACCAAACATAGTCGTTTTTGTTCTGAAATCGACGGTGTGGCGTATCTCGCCTTGCAATAAAAAATTATGGAAAAAATTGTCGCGAATAATCTGCTTTCGGTTTACGCGTGATGTTTGCGTGCGAGTTATCTCCGCTGAAACGGAGAAAGGACGATGGGATAAGGTGGGTCGATGAGAGGGGGAGGGAAGGGGCGTTAGCGTTTAGCTGCAGTGAGTGGTAGAAAGGTGAATATTTTCATTCCAAGGGGGTGTTTCGATAAATATTGATTGGTTCGGTTCAGCTCGCAATAGGCTCTGACTCCAGTACGGCCTCAAACGTTTGCCGTTTTCCTTGTCGAATAACGTCTATGACTACTTCGTCACCCGGCCGAGACTCGCCTATTTCTTGTTGCCCCCAGCGTCCATCTCCTACCATTTGATTATTTATTCGCGTTATGACGTCGCCGGGCCGCAAGCCTGCTTTGTCGGCAGGGCCTCCAGTGTAAACGTGTGTCACAAGAACACCGTTGGTGGAGGTAAGGTTGAATGATTGGGCTAGCTGAGGAGACAGTGATTGTGCTTCGACCCCGAGCCAGCCTCGAACAATTCGACCAAATTCAACGATATCGTTGAGCGTTTGAATGGCTGTGTCGGCAGGAATAGCAAAACCAATGCCGCCCACAGAGCCGCTTTGGTCTAAGTTTGCGGTGTTAATACCTAATAAGTTGCCATGCGCATCGATGAGGGCTCCACCCGAGTTGCCGGGGTTAATAGCCGCATCGGTTTGAATAAAGTTTTCGAAGGCCGCAATGTTAAACCCACGCCTGCGTGTAGCGCTAACAATGCCTTGAGTGACGGTTTGACCCATGCCGAAGGCATTACCTATGGCTAATACGACATCCCCAACCATGGTGGTGTCTGGTGATCCTATGGGGATAGGGTTTAGGTTGTCTAAGTCAATTTTTAGGACGGCTAGATCGCTCTTACTATTAACGCCTTTTAGTTCTGCGTGCGCTTCGCGACCATCCGCCAGTGCGACAACAATTTCGTCGACGCCATTGATAACATGGTTGTTGGTTAAGATATAACCTTCTTTGCTGACGATAACACCTGAGCCGCGCGCGGATTGCATGCGCTGCTGGCGAGGGATGTCGGAATTATTGAAGTAATGGCGAAATAATGGGTCGTCAAATAGAGGGTGCCGACGAATATTGACTTGGGTGCGGGTATATATATTGACGACTGCTGGCGCAGCGCGAGCAACGGCGCGCGCATAGGAGGTAGTGCCCTGCCAGCCATCGTTTTCGGTGGGCGACAAAAAAGCCACTGGCCGCCCAATGGCCCCAGTTTGAATGACGGAGTGTTTAAACTCGGGAAAGAGTGTAAGTGCTATCAGAGCGCCGAGTAGCCCGATAACAACGGGCCATCGAACATAAACGAACGCTCTGTAAAGGGTATTCATACCGCACTGCTCTAATAATTATTAGGGTGAGTTTGCTACGTTGGCCGTAACTTATTGCTGTGTCGTCTTGCCTTACTATGGTGGGTTAGGCTGTTTTGCCTGGGTGGAAGTTATCGTGTTCTTTATTGTCGTCTTCGTTAAGGCCGTACTCTTCGCTTAGCGTGCCTGTTTGCCCTGGAGTTTTGGGCGCCCAGTCGCGGGGTGGTTCTGCCTGTATTTCATCGATTGCATTTGCGCTCTCAATCCCTAGCGTGCTGTCCCCAGCTTCTAGTATCTTTCGGCTAATTTCCGAGTTGGTGAGTTGCACGGCGCCTTTGGCTAGGTGTTCGTGTACTTCTTTGTAGTTTTGAGTAAGGTTGTGCACCAGTTTGGATGTCTCGGCGAAGTGCTGTGCCACATCTTGTTGGTATTGGTTTAGTTCTTCGCGGGTGAGTTGTAAGCTTTGCTCTAGCTCTTTCTGTTGCTCTGGCGGCAAAAGAGTTCGACTAATTACAGCGCCAAGAAGTCCGCCAATACAAAAAACGATCGCACCGACCATCACGAGAATTTCGAGTGAAAACAAGGTTAGCCTCCAAAAAAAGAATTCAGTCCTAAACAAACTGAATAATACACCAGAATGGTGAGGGGAGTTTGAAGTAGAGAACAGATTCTTTCGCAAAAGATTCTTTGTCGTTTGTTGAGACCCTTGTGTCGTTTAAATTGAGGTTCGCATGGGGTAGAGTAGCGGCTCGATAGCGGCAGCCTTTAAATCAAGTGCTATAGTGATTTCTTCCTTTTTTATCTGTGTCAATGTGTAGATGTTTTATGCCGGATTCCCCCCTTAGTCGATACCACCAAGATCTTCAGCGTTCAGGTTTTGTTGCTGATGAGTCGCAGTTAAATGCCGTT is a genomic window of Teredinibacter purpureus containing:
- a CDS encoding YhcB family protein; amino-acid sequence: MFSLEILVMVGAIVFCIGGLLGAVISRTLLPPEQQKELEQSLQLTREELNQYQQDVAQHFAETSKLVHNLTQNYKEVHEHLAKGAVQLTNSEISRKILEAGDSTLGIESANAIDEIQAEPPRDWAPKTPGQTGTLSEEYGLNEDDNKEHDNFHPGKTA
- a CDS encoding type 2 periplasmic-binding domain-containing protein; translated protein: MKKVVFSFLFSALFILAPIEVLAEKVITHCMQGDKSYTVDLLKLALNTQKYVYELERNDWFCSEKRKLKSVFERDIKIIWAGASVELEEKLIPVRIPIFKGLTSYRVLLIRRSEQVKFSKIQTLSDFKLLSLGQAEDWVDTKIFRASGIRVVTSHSFEVLPKMLSHGRFDAFPRGIQQAWNDAQQFSNLGLEVEQELAFHYRLPSYFYLSPDSADLAKTLEKGLEALIASGEFDRFFYSHPLIIEGLRNFNIKQRRVFELPNPFLPTKVPTEREELWLNF
- a CDS encoding S1C family serine protease, whose product is MNTLYRAFVYVRWPVVIGLLGALIALTLFPEFKHSVIQTGAIGRPVAFLSPTENDGWQGTTSYARAVARAAPAVVNIYTRTQVNIRRHPLFDDPLFRHYFNNSDIPRQQRMQSARGSGVIVSKEGYILTNNHVINGVDEIVVALADGREAHAELKGVNSKSDLAVLKIDLDNLNPIPIGSPDTTMVGDVVLAIGNAFGMGQTVTQGIVSATRRRGFNIAAFENFIQTDAAINPGNSGGALIDAHGNLLGINTANLDQSGSVGGIGFAIPADTAIQTLNDIVEFGRIVRGWLGVEAQSLSPQLAQSFNLTSTNGVLVTHVYTGGPADKAGLRPGDVITRINNQMVGDGRWGQQEIGESRPGDEVVIDVIRQGKRQTFEAVLESEPIAS